From a single Planctomycetota bacterium genomic region:
- a CDS encoding prepilin-type N-terminal cleavage/methylation domain-containing protein gives MIQRRTKSRGFARRGFTLIELTVVLGLILVLATLAIPAVSALRGTRSAEAGANVAASMLSRARAEAVNRAAPVGVLFYLDPEEGRTTMALVGTPAASLTDPDPFDQYMGWRDNVGYVTDDTSVEPVQTADVVIALQQDDQTGRPLVRKFVCIADHTSDPANAPPQPPATSNGTWGLIGTVPSGGLELLFDQENGDSTGNVTLGTEVLPNGVGLQVIIQPATNTSGQPISDRYARTGVIMFDADGKLLSTTVELNVNSSLGVLLGLDNDTPTDGTDDVPLSVTFATGFGIVAYNNADFTADENRTDADWFDSGREIITPDEGPYVGRSAIPNVADGFFDVTDYREGGAGPELIEEQWLDRNATPLMINRFTGTPFNTDGAGSVN, from the coding sequence GTGATACAACGTCGCACAAAATCTCGTGGTTTCGCACGCCGCGGTTTCACGCTCATCGAGCTCACCGTCGTGCTGGGCCTGATCCTGGTGCTGGCCACGCTGGCGATCCCGGCGGTCAGTGCCCTGCGCGGCACCCGCAGCGCCGAGGCCGGGGCCAACGTCGCCGCGTCGATGCTCAGCCGGGCCCGTGCCGAAGCGGTCAACCGTGCCGCCCCGGTCGGCGTGCTGTTTTACCTCGACCCCGAGGAAGGCCGCACCACCATGGCCCTCGTCGGCACCCCCGCGGCCAGCCTCACCGATCCCGACCCGTTCGATCAATACATGGGCTGGCGTGACAACGTCGGCTACGTCACCGACGACACGTCGGTCGAGCCGGTCCAGACCGCCGACGTGGTCATCGCGTTGCAACAGGACGACCAGACCGGCCGGCCGTTGGTCCGCAAGTTCGTCTGCATCGCCGACCACACGAGTGACCCGGCCAACGCACCGCCGCAGCCGCCGGCGACCTCCAACGGGACATGGGGCCTGATCGGTACCGTCCCGTCCGGCGGCCTCGAACTGCTCTTCGACCAGGAAAACGGCGACTCCACCGGCAACGTCACCCTCGGCACCGAAGTCCTGCCCAACGGCGTCGGTTTGCAGGTCATCATCCAGCCGGCCACCAACACCTCCGGCCAGCCCATCTCCGACCGCTACGCCCGCACTGGTGTCATCATGTTCGACGCCGACGGCAAGCTGCTCTCCACCACGGTCGAACTCAACGTCAACTCGTCACTCGGCGTACTGCTGGGACTCGACAACGACACACCTACCGACGGCACCGATGATGTCCCCCTGTCCGTGACCTTTGCCACCGGCTTCGGCATCGTCGCTTATAACAACGCCGACTTCACCGCCGACGAGAATCGCACAGACGCCGACTGGTTCGACTCGGGTCGAGAAATCATCACACCCGACGAAGGTCCGTACGTCGGCCGGAGTGCGATCCCCAATGTCGCGGACGGCTTCTTTGATGTCACGGACTACCGCGAAGGCGGTGCCGGTCCGGAACTGATCGAGGAGCAATGGCTCGATCGCAACGCCACGCCGCTGATGATCAACCGCTTTACCGGCACGCCGTTCAACACCGACGGCGCAGGGAGCGTCAACTGA